Proteins from one Paenibacillus amylolyticus genomic window:
- a CDS encoding DUF3891 family protein, which translates to MIVYEREHDFVLTAQHEHGLVAGEMASHWKSELLADPAHRDELILAAKEHDRGWIELDSSPFWNDYSQSPYSFRDFPLRPRFVFYQKGIEEVRQNNLYAGLLCSLMYTELFQKNLGANAQDDEDIREYLNIEREHQLSWENQLGGDAEALKQRLQSDVEIMLFCDQLSLFLCMEEPGTPAERYDFFAEGLSCTFDACSRQPIQAEWLSNEKVGLSFSRLMRTLRLFCLINRCPRQVSANSVCNRLIAGLNGRNAAC; encoded by the coding sequence ATGATCGTATATGAGAGAGAGCATGATTTTGTTTTGACCGCACAGCATGAGCATGGATTAGTAGCCGGAGAGATGGCTTCCCACTGGAAAAGTGAACTGTTAGCCGATCCTGCGCATCGGGATGAATTGATTCTGGCGGCCAAAGAACATGACCGGGGCTGGATTGAACTGGATTCGTCTCCATTCTGGAATGATTACAGTCAATCACCGTATTCGTTTCGTGACTTTCCACTGCGTCCGCGTTTTGTGTTCTACCAAAAAGGCATTGAAGAAGTTCGTCAGAACAACCTGTACGCCGGATTATTGTGCAGTCTGATGTATACGGAGCTGTTTCAGAAAAATCTGGGAGCTAATGCGCAGGATGATGAAGACATCCGGGAATACCTGAATATTGAGCGTGAACATCAGTTGAGTTGGGAGAACCAACTTGGTGGTGATGCTGAAGCGCTGAAACAGAGGCTGCAAAGCGATGTGGAAATCATGTTATTCTGTGATCAGCTAAGTCTGTTTCTCTGTATGGAGGAACCTGGAACACCTGCGGAGCGTTATGATTTTTTTGCAGAAGGTCTCAGTTGCACGTTTGATGCCTGTTCCAGACAACCGATTCAGGCAGAGTGGTTATCCAATGAAAAAGTAGGACTGTCTTTTTCCCGTTTGATGAGGACTTTACGGTTGTTCTGCCTTATAAATCGGTGCCCAAGGCAAGTATCCGCAAATTCGGTATGCAACAGGCTTATCGCCGGGCTGAATGGAAGGAACGCCGCGTGTTGA
- a CDS encoding DUF423 domain-containing protein produces the protein MQTLIILGSIMMFLAVALGAFGAHALKRKLSADMIKIYETGVQYHLIHGLGIILIGLLADRLESSSFVMLAGWLMFAGIILFSGSLYALSVTGVRKLGAITPLGGVAFLAGWVIIMIAAL, from the coding sequence TTGCAAACCCTGATAATACTCGGCAGTATTATGATGTTTCTGGCTGTTGCTTTGGGTGCTTTTGGCGCACACGCGCTCAAGCGCAAACTGTCCGCTGACATGATCAAAATATATGAAACTGGCGTTCAATATCACCTGATCCACGGACTTGGAATCATCCTGATCGGACTGCTGGCAGACCGTCTCGAATCCTCTTCATTCGTTATGCTTGCGGGATGGCTGATGTTCGCCGGAATCATCCTGTTCTCGGGCAGCCTGTACGCTTTAAGTGTAACGGGGGTTCGCAAATTGGGAGCCATTACCCCGCTTGGGGGAGTCGCATTTTTGGCTGGATGGGTTATCATCATGATTGCCGCATTGTAA
- a CDS encoding histidine phosphatase family protein has product MQSIYLIRHAKATGQEPHAELTDEGIRQAEKLADILAHHAITYIVSSPWKRAVQTAMPLGLATLQHIHTDERLQERVLSSLDLPDWMDVLKRTYDDVDWVEEGGESSRNAAARGLALLEELWSRPEQHGAVVTHGNLLSLLIREYEPSFGYKEWAKLSNPDVYVLKRQRPDAGLPTIRRIWTD; this is encoded by the coding sequence ATGCAGTCCATTTATCTTATCCGTCACGCCAAGGCCACAGGTCAGGAACCCCATGCAGAGCTTACCGATGAAGGGATCAGGCAGGCCGAAAAACTTGCCGATATCTTGGCTCATCATGCGATAACGTATATTGTCTCCAGTCCATGGAAAAGAGCCGTTCAGACAGCTATGCCACTGGGCCTAGCAACGTTGCAACATATACATACGGATGAACGTCTTCAGGAGAGGGTACTTAGCTCTCTCGATCTGCCGGACTGGATGGATGTACTGAAACGTACATACGATGATGTGGATTGGGTGGAAGAAGGCGGGGAATCTTCGAGAAACGCAGCTGCAAGGGGGCTCGCGCTACTGGAAGAGTTGTGGAGCAGACCGGAACAGCATGGAGCCGTGGTTACCCATGGGAACTTGTTGTCCCTGCTTATTCGGGAGTATGAACCATCCTTTGGTTATAAGGAGTGGGCCAAACTCTCTAACCCGGACGTGTATGTGCTGAAGAGACAACGGCCAGATGCTGGATTGCCCACCATTCGAAGAATTTGGACAGATTGA
- the murI gene encoding glutamate racemase: protein MNKKIAFFDSGIGGLTVLHKALQQFPAEQFLYYADTLHVPYGTKSADEVRGHIFDCVEAIVQEGVRAIVIACNTATSLAVKDLRAKYDIPIIGMEPAVKPAVEMNRDSGKRVLVFATALTLSQTKYNELVSRVDDHHSVDSIALPELVEWCEQLDFDPGKIADYFRSKLADLDLRGYGTVVLGCTHYPFYTSILRTVLPDHIQIIDGSTGTVNHLKQRLGLVAQHGDRTGEQVNFLSSSGRPEEQEKMYRALQYLEKNSM from the coding sequence TTGAATAAGAAAATTGCTTTTTTTGATTCAGGCATCGGTGGTTTAACCGTGCTGCATAAGGCATTACAACAATTTCCGGCAGAACAGTTCCTGTATTATGCCGATACATTGCATGTCCCATATGGAACCAAGTCTGCGGATGAGGTTAGAGGGCATATTTTTGATTGTGTGGAAGCCATCGTTCAGGAGGGTGTTCGAGCCATCGTGATTGCTTGTAATACAGCAACAAGTCTCGCGGTGAAGGATCTGCGCGCCAAGTACGATATCCCGATCATTGGCATGGAGCCTGCGGTGAAACCAGCCGTAGAGATGAATCGGGATAGTGGGAAGAGAGTACTTGTATTTGCCACCGCCCTCACCTTGAGCCAAACCAAGTATAACGAGCTGGTATCGCGTGTTGACGATCACCACAGTGTGGATTCCATTGCGCTGCCGGAACTTGTGGAATGGTGTGAACAGCTGGATTTTGATCCGGGTAAAATCGCTGATTATTTCCGATCCAAGCTGGCAGATCTCGATCTTCGCGGGTATGGCACAGTGGTGCTTGGTTGCACGCATTATCCATTCTATACGTCCATTCTGCGAACGGTTCTGCCAGATCATATACAGATTATTGATGGCAGTACAGGCACGGTGAATCATCTGAAGCAGCGGCTCGGACTGGTAGCTCAGCATGGAGACAGAACAGGGGAACAAGTCAATTTCCTCAGTTCATCAGGCCGACCGGAAGAGCAGGAGAAAATGTACAGGGCACTTCAATATCTTGAGAAGAACTCCATGTAG
- a CDS encoding GNAT family N-acetyltransferase — protein MNEQQRLVSINEQGGGQAPAIFIGMASAGSFIYYHEQLPPDLMNELGKECELPLDIPKLIRKVGTFEPVHRVWMGPAYTFPETSDEWSRNVQRIGQEQCDLLAEHFPALTDHLLEKWPVSAYVIGDSAVAVCCSARLSDHGAEASLYTAPGYRGHGYAAETVKCWQYHVKEHGRMPIYSTSWDNLASQQVARKLGLIQFGVDFSITTVGLRKGCDV, from the coding sequence ATGAACGAGCAGCAGCGTCTAGTAAGCATTAATGAGCAGGGTGGTGGGCAGGCGCCAGCCATTTTTATCGGGATGGCTTCTGCCGGTTCATTCATCTATTACCATGAGCAGTTACCACCGGATCTAATGAATGAGTTGGGAAAGGAATGCGAGCTTCCATTGGATATTCCCAAACTGATTCGCAAGGTGGGAACCTTTGAGCCAGTACATCGTGTATGGATGGGGCCCGCGTATACTTTTCCTGAAACCTCTGACGAGTGGAGTCGGAACGTACAACGAATTGGTCAGGAGCAATGTGATTTGCTGGCAGAGCATTTCCCTGCATTAACAGATCACTTGCTTGAAAAATGGCCTGTTTCCGCTTATGTGATTGGTGATTCTGCTGTGGCAGTATGCTGCTCCGCAAGGCTCTCCGATCATGGGGCGGAAGCAAGTCTATATACAGCGCCCGGTTATAGAGGACATGGGTATGCAGCGGAGACGGTAAAATGCTGGCAGTATCATGTCAAGGAGCATGGACGCATGCCAATCTACAGTACATCTTGGGATAATCTTGCTTCACAGCAAGTTGCCCGTAAATTGGGATTAATTCAGTTCGGTGTGGATTTCAGTATCACAACTGTGGGGTTGAGGAAAGGCTGTGATGTCTAA
- a CDS encoding GNAT family N-acetyltransferase — MSEAYTQDGYVIRNIRRDEADIYWPFRLEALKTHPEAFGASFELSIQIPMNEVQERIHNEPDDYILGAYTTEGTLAGMMGFKREYGLKLRHKGIIWGVYVAPPYRGNGLASRLLQEVLKRGRDLEGIKQINLSVVTTNESARRLYERYGFEVYGMERNALEVNGHGYDESHMNYFYTEKSTSIKDGSTGEVL; from the coding sequence ATGAGTGAGGCATATACGCAGGATGGGTACGTCATTCGCAATATCCGCCGGGATGAAGCAGACATATACTGGCCTTTTCGACTGGAAGCACTCAAAACGCATCCCGAAGCCTTCGGGGCTTCCTTCGAATTATCCATTCAGATCCCCATGAATGAAGTGCAGGAACGCATACATAACGAGCCCGACGATTATATTCTGGGGGCATATACAACAGAAGGAACACTCGCGGGAATGATGGGCTTCAAGAGAGAATATGGCCTGAAGCTCAGGCACAAAGGCATCATCTGGGGCGTCTATGTTGCTCCGCCATATCGGGGAAACGGTCTGGCATCGCGATTGCTCCAGGAAGTCTTGAAACGGGGAAGAGATCTGGAGGGCATCAAGCAAATTAATCTGAGCGTGGTAACGACGAATGAATCGGCCAGACGCTTATATGAGCGATATGGATTTGAAGTGTATGGCATGGAGCGTAACGCTCTGGAAGTGAACGGGCACGGATATGACGAGTCACATATGAATTATTTCTATACGGAGAAATCAACATCCATTAAGGATGGCTCGACAGGAGAAGTCCTATGA
- a CDS encoding DJ-1/PfpI family protein: MKIAFVLFDGLTFLDFAGFYDVINRLNFFEQTKGTTWETCAITDQVTDESGLMLKVDRVKPNLAEYDLVFIPGGMGTRKLRYDEAFVGWLKQAESVPLKVSVCTGSLLLGAAGFLSGKRATTHPYTYDLLQPYVAEVIQSRIVRDGNVITAGGVATSIDLGIYVVGMLAGQEAAANVKRQIDYPYEMQGAIEYE, translated from the coding sequence ATGAAAATCGCATTTGTTTTGTTTGATGGACTGACTTTTCTTGATTTTGCAGGGTTCTATGATGTGATCAATCGGTTGAATTTCTTTGAGCAAACCAAAGGAACAACGTGGGAAACCTGTGCGATAACAGATCAGGTCACGGATGAGTCTGGCTTAATGTTGAAGGTCGATCGAGTGAAGCCGAACCTGGCAGAGTATGATCTTGTATTTATCCCTGGTGGCATGGGAACACGCAAGCTCCGGTATGACGAGGCGTTCGTAGGCTGGTTGAAACAAGCGGAGTCTGTTCCCTTGAAGGTATCCGTGTGCACAGGCTCTCTTCTGCTGGGTGCGGCTGGATTTTTGTCGGGTAAAAGAGCGACGACACATCCGTACACCTATGATCTGCTTCAGCCGTATGTCGCTGAGGTGATTCAGAGCCGGATTGTGCGAGATGGAAATGTAATTACTGCGGGTGGAGTAGCCACTTCCATTGATCTGGGGATCTATGTTGTGGGAATGCTGGCAGGACAGGAAGCGGCGGCTAATGTAAAACGTCAGATTGATTATCCGTATGAAATGCAGGGAGCGATTGAGTATGAGTGA
- a CDS encoding SDR family oxidoreductase: MTVVTYKIGDGHQRMQTEDHRNEEIKEKRRSTSGAHEPVALITGTSSGFGMLTAITLAKQGYLVIATMRDLSRREELVRLAGEAGITERMVYEQLDVTDSESVQAAITKVVLNYGRIDILVNNAGFAVGGFIEEVSMEDWRRQMETNLFGLIAVTRAVLPVMREQKQGLIINLSSVSGLSGFPGYAPYAASKFAVEGFTESLRHEMYSFGVRVVLIEPGAYRTPIWNKGLGEIHRSEESPYKDKLDAVLRYSKHSSETAPDPQEVADLIGRIARMRAPRLRYALGKGSRVLIIGKALLPWKWLEWIIARGLK, from the coding sequence ATGACAGTGGTGACATACAAGATAGGAGATGGACATCAGCGGATGCAGACAGAGGATCACAGAAATGAAGAAATAAAGGAAAAAAGACGATCAACATCCGGTGCACATGAACCCGTGGCCCTCATTACAGGCACATCCAGTGGATTCGGCATGTTAACGGCCATAACTCTTGCCAAACAGGGATACCTTGTGATTGCCACCATGCGCGACCTTAGTCGAAGAGAAGAGTTGGTCAGACTTGCAGGAGAGGCAGGTATAACAGAACGTATGGTGTATGAGCAGTTGGACGTTACGGATTCTGAATCGGTGCAAGCAGCTATAACCAAAGTTGTTCTGAATTATGGACGCATCGACATACTGGTGAACAATGCAGGATTTGCAGTTGGCGGGTTCATTGAGGAAGTATCGATGGAGGACTGGCGGCGCCAGATGGAGACGAATCTGTTTGGACTAATTGCGGTTACGCGTGCAGTCTTGCCAGTGATGCGTGAGCAGAAGCAAGGTCTGATCATTAACTTGTCCAGCGTCAGCGGGTTATCCGGTTTTCCGGGATATGCACCTTATGCTGCCTCCAAATTCGCTGTGGAGGGATTCACGGAAAGTCTGCGGCATGAGATGTATTCCTTCGGCGTTCGGGTGGTATTGATTGAGCCAGGCGCTTATCGCACGCCGATCTGGAATAAGGGGCTAGGGGAAATTCACCGGAGCGAGGAATCACCGTATAAGGATAAGCTGGATGCGGTTCTTCGCTATTCCAAACATTCAAGCGAGACGGCACCTGACCCACAGGAGGTAGCAGATCTAATCGGACGAATTGCACGGATGCGTGCACCAAGGCTGCGATATGCACTAGGGAAAGGTTCACGTGTGCTAATCATAGGTAAAGCATTGCTACCCTGGAAGTGGCTGGAATGGATCATCGCCCGTGGACTAAAATAG
- a CDS encoding F390 synthetase-related protein, translated as MSDQEQDAWTGTVLAKLLPGGLWKPAKIAFFLRANSNLYESVQRGKLQFQYFDLLERVETLVRRLEEYRPTVWVAPPSMLRLLADAYVAGQLTAVPDKIISVAEVLDPLDRKVLEQVFGQTVHQVYQCTEGFLGATCRYGTLHLNEDIVHIEKEYIDSATRRFVPIITDFSRTSQPIIRYRLNDILTESAMPCACGSLFTAIERIEGRCDDMLYFTQLHTGAPVPVFPDFVTRAVIAASPDIEHYRVVQRGDGTMEVSLVLGGDAAIGQVRADVLQELNKLADRMDCTLPEVTFVPYTFKPGVTKLRRVERQLH; from the coding sequence GTGAGTGATCAGGAGCAGGATGCGTGGACGGGCACGGTGCTGGCCAAGTTGCTGCCTGGCGGGCTGTGGAAACCTGCGAAGATTGCGTTTTTCCTGCGGGCCAACAGTAATCTGTATGAGTCGGTGCAGCGCGGCAAGTTACAGTTTCAGTACTTTGATCTGCTGGAGCGTGTGGAGACCTTGGTGAGACGGTTGGAAGAGTACCGACCTACGGTGTGGGTAGCTCCTCCATCCATGCTGCGTCTGTTGGCGGACGCCTATGTGGCAGGTCAATTGACCGCTGTACCGGATAAAATCATCTCGGTTGCCGAGGTGCTGGACCCCCTGGATCGCAAGGTGCTGGAGCAGGTCTTTGGACAGACCGTTCATCAAGTCTACCAGTGTACAGAAGGGTTCCTGGGTGCGACCTGTCGTTATGGCACACTGCATTTGAATGAAGATATAGTCCATATTGAAAAAGAGTACATTGATTCTGCCACCCGGCGGTTTGTGCCCATTATTACGGACTTCTCCAGAACATCACAACCGATCATCCGGTATCGGCTGAATGATATTCTGACAGAATCGGCGATGCCATGTGCCTGCGGTTCTCTGTTTACAGCTATTGAGCGGATTGAAGGCCGCTGTGATGATATGCTTTATTTTACACAACTTCATACGGGTGCACCGGTACCTGTCTTTCCGGATTTTGTTACTCGCGCCGTCATCGCGGCTTCGCCGGATATTGAACATTATCGTGTGGTGCAACGTGGGGACGGGACGATGGAGGTATCGCTAGTACTTGGTGGAGATGCAGCAATAGGGCAAGTAAGGGCTGATGTGTTGCAGGAATTGAACAAGTTGGCAGACAGGATGGATTGTACTTTGCCAGAGGTGACATTCGTCCCGTATACGTTCAAACCAGGGGTCACCAAGCTGCGCAGGGTAGAGAGACAGCTTCATTGA
- a CDS encoding MBL fold metallo-hydrolase, with product MLTTTPVELYLGAAGYCTHPEFLTLRGGRLGPVPFPAGFACIIHPVHGPILLDTGYSSRFFKETAHLPNALYRHITPVVYREEDSAVHFLAGLGLKASDIRYIILSHFHGDHIAGVRDFPEAQFIYLPRAYDAVRSLGPIAAVKAGYLSGLLPEDFVARSLPVTSQPERWTRAGESFPYDEVYDIFGDGSLLGVEVSGHAEGMMGLLLRTEEHDYFLCADAVWSSRAFREERRPNILAGIIMSDRQEYHRNFDKLVQLHQQFPHIRIVPSHCREVLDAWGTGGRKQ from the coding sequence ATGCTGACAACAACTCCGGTAGAACTATATCTGGGTGCGGCAGGTTACTGCACACATCCAGAGTTTCTAACGCTGCGCGGTGGTCGGTTGGGCCCGGTGCCTTTCCCGGCAGGATTTGCCTGCATTATTCACCCCGTACATGGACCGATCCTGCTGGATACGGGATATAGCTCCCGCTTTTTCAAGGAAACGGCTCATCTGCCCAATGCACTGTATCGTCATATTACACCGGTGGTTTATCGTGAAGAGGATAGTGCCGTTCATTTTTTGGCTGGGCTTGGGCTGAAAGCTTCGGATATCCGGTATATCATCCTCTCCCATTTTCATGGCGATCACATCGCAGGTGTACGGGATTTCCCGGAGGCACAATTCATCTATCTGCCAAGAGCTTATGATGCTGTGCGCTCACTCGGTCCGATTGCGGCTGTAAAGGCAGGTTATCTGTCTGGATTGTTGCCTGAAGATTTTGTAGCCCGATCCTTGCCTGTTACAAGTCAGCCGGAGCGATGGACGAGAGCGGGAGAATCGTTCCCTTATGATGAGGTTTACGATATCTTCGGCGATGGCAGTCTGCTGGGGGTGGAGGTATCCGGTCATGCGGAAGGCATGATGGGACTTCTGTTGCGTACAGAAGAACATGACTATTTCCTGTGTGCGGATGCAGTGTGGTCGAGTCGGGCTTTTCGTGAAGAGCGCAGACCGAATATACTCGCGGGTATTATTATGTCGGATCGACAGGAATATCACCGTAACTTCGACAAGCTTGTCCAGCTGCATCAGCAGTTTCCCCACATTCGGATTGTGCCAAGTCACTGCCGAGAGGTGCTGGACGCTTGGGGTACAGGAGGGCGGAAACAATGA
- a CDS encoding SDR family NAD(P)-dependent oxidoreductase, with amino-acid sequence MKRALVTGATGCLGRHLAIRLAKEGWDVTGMGRQSKVGAELESAGIRFLNGDIRNEAAVNEACTGQDVVFHCAALSSPWGRYRDFYSSNVEGTQNLIDGCLHNEVQRFIHVSTPSVYFNYNPRYDVHEHDPLPAKPANHYAATKLLAEQVVMEGHNKGIPSVMIRPRAIFGPYDQTLFPRIVAANAKSGVPMIGGGQALIDLTCVDNVVDALLLSRDAPDEALGRAYNISNGDPRAFNELVSNLFGMLDMPLRSRNIPYRAAYGVAALLERVHGFIPALGEPALTRYTVGSLSIPQKLDITDARERLGYVPRVSIEEGLQQFADWWRTESC; translated from the coding sequence ATGAAGAGAGCATTGGTTACAGGAGCTACGGGATGTCTGGGCAGGCACCTCGCGATACGGCTTGCAAAAGAGGGATGGGACGTCACGGGCATGGGCCGACAGTCCAAGGTTGGTGCAGAACTTGAGTCGGCAGGAATCCGATTCCTGAATGGAGATATACGGAATGAGGCCGCGGTAAACGAAGCGTGTACAGGGCAGGATGTGGTATTTCACTGTGCGGCTCTGTCATCGCCATGGGGCCGATATCGTGACTTTTATAGCAGTAATGTGGAGGGGACACAGAATCTCATAGATGGCTGCCTGCATAATGAGGTACAACGATTCATACATGTCTCGACGCCAAGTGTATATTTCAACTACAACCCGCGATATGACGTACATGAGCATGATCCGTTGCCTGCCAAACCAGCCAATCATTACGCAGCCACGAAGCTTCTCGCTGAACAGGTCGTAATGGAAGGGCACAACAAGGGAATTCCGTCGGTCATGATTCGACCGCGAGCGATCTTTGGTCCGTATGACCAGACGCTGTTTCCCCGAATCGTCGCGGCCAATGCGAAATCAGGCGTGCCCATGATCGGTGGCGGACAGGCTTTAATTGATCTGACCTGTGTGGATAATGTGGTGGACGCCCTGTTATTGAGCCGTGATGCACCGGACGAAGCGCTCGGCAGAGCGTACAATATCTCCAATGGCGATCCGAGGGCGTTTAATGAGTTGGTGAGCAACCTGTTTGGCATGCTGGACATGCCGCTGCGTAGTCGAAACATTCCTTATCGGGCAGCATATGGCGTTGCAGCCTTGCTGGAACGTGTTCATGGCTTTATTCCTGCGCTCGGTGAACCTGCGTTAACACGGTATACCGTTGGCTCCTTATCCATCCCGCAGAAATTGGATATTACGGATGCAAGGGAGCGATTGGGGTACGTCCCTCGGGTGTCCATTGAAGAGGGATTGCAACAATTTGCCGATTGGTGGAGGACTGAATCATGCTGA
- a CDS encoding TIGR01777 family oxidoreductase, producing MKKVVLAGGTGFVGQDFAQRFKKLGYEVLIISRQPGHIAWENRAGIIEALEEAKMLINLAGKSVNCRYTDENRKVILESRTRTTRILGEAVLACHHPPELWINSSTATIYRHAEDRPMTEKEGEIGSGFSVDVAKAWEQAFFEFSLPSTRQIALRIAIVLGEGGVMTPMTNLVRFGLGGSQGAGTQQFSWIHIEDLFRMVIYLQEHPHLTGVFNASSPHPVTNRELMTRLREQMGVRIGLPSPRWMLELGARFIQTETELVLKSRWVIPERLEMEGFTFTYGTLDTALAEILNKKK from the coding sequence GTGAAGAAGGTTGTATTGGCTGGTGGAACGGGATTTGTCGGACAGGATTTTGCCCAAAGGTTCAAGAAGCTGGGTTATGAGGTGCTGATCATCTCGCGTCAGCCCGGTCATATTGCCTGGGAGAATCGTGCGGGAATCATAGAGGCATTGGAAGAAGCAAAGATGTTGATTAACCTGGCAGGCAAATCGGTGAACTGCCGTTATACAGATGAGAATCGCAAAGTCATTCTGGAATCCAGAACGCGTACCACGCGTATTCTCGGGGAAGCCGTCCTGGCTTGTCATCATCCTCCCGAACTATGGATTAATTCGAGCACAGCAACCATATACAGACATGCTGAAGATCGTCCCATGACGGAAAAAGAGGGCGAGATTGGCTCTGGCTTCTCAGTTGACGTTGCCAAAGCATGGGAACAGGCTTTCTTCGAATTCAGTCTGCCGTCTACGCGACAGATTGCACTGCGGATTGCGATTGTGCTCGGTGAGGGCGGCGTAATGACGCCCATGACGAACCTGGTCCGTTTTGGCCTGGGAGGATCTCAAGGCGCAGGCACACAGCAGTTCAGCTGGATTCATATTGAGGATCTGTTCCGCATGGTAATCTATCTGCAAGAGCATCCACATCTGACTGGTGTATTCAATGCATCTTCTCCGCATCCAGTGACGAATCGGGAGCTGATGACACGTCTGAGAGAACAGATGGGTGTTCGAATCGGACTGCCTTCTCCTCGCTGGATGCTTGAACTGGGCGCACGCTTTATTCAGACCGAGACGGAATTGGTTCTCAAAAGTCGTTGGGTCATTCCTGAGCGACTGGAGATGGAGGGCTTCACATTCACATACGGTACGCTTGATACCGCTCTTGCCGAGATTTTGAATAAGAAGAAATGA
- a CDS encoding BlaI/MecI/CopY family transcriptional regulator produces MNPIQKLSETEMELMVVIWSCDPPVTSTELLDIFAEKGKAWKAQTMSTFLSRLVDKGALTVTRRGRINDYKPLLQPEDYKLQETQHVLDGLYQGSVKNLVSAMYDGDKLSDDDISELKKWLSEK; encoded by the coding sequence GTGAACCCGATTCAGAAATTATCCGAAACAGAAATGGAGCTAATGGTCGTTATATGGTCATGCGATCCACCCGTCACCTCAACAGAGCTATTAGACATATTCGCCGAGAAGGGAAAAGCGTGGAAAGCGCAGACCATGTCTACCTTTCTATCCAGGCTGGTCGATAAAGGCGCCCTAACGGTTACAAGACGGGGACGAATCAATGATTATAAACCTCTTCTACAGCCCGAAGATTACAAGCTACAGGAAACGCAGCACGTCCTTGATGGACTCTATCAGGGTTCAGTCAAGAATTTGGTTTCGGCCATGTATGACGGTGATAAACTTTCAGACGATGACATTTCAGAACTGAAAAAATGGCTTTCCGAAAAGTAG